A window of Paenibacillus sp. 19GGS1-52 contains these coding sequences:
- a CDS encoding YjhG/YagF family D-xylonate dehydratase yields MREDLDDSFPIHTAAEGPSGVLPITGEMLRNAPSGELFGMSQNTGMGWNPNLLNQRQYLILGTMGGIRREDGTPIALGYHTGHWEIGLMMEEIAKEITEKQGIPFAGYVSDPCDGRSQGTTGMFDSLPYRNDAAIVMRRLIRSLPTRKGVLGVATCDKGLPAMMLALAGMHDLPGIIVPGGVSLPPIHGEDAGKIQSIGARYSNGDLSLEEAADLGCRACATPGGGCQFLGTAATAQVIAEALGMSVPNSALAPSGQPVWKNMGRQSARALLHMDHSGIVMRDILTDKAIANAMVVHAAFGGSTNLLLHLPAVAHAASLHIPTVEEWNEVNRKVPRLVSVLPNGPIPHTTVRVFLAGGVPEVMLHLRRLGLIDDSVLTVTGRTLGENLDWWETSQRRIDMRNRLREADGVDPDTVIMSPQEAKRQGMASTMTFPTGNLAPEGSVIKSAAIDPSVLTSDGIYRHVGRVKVFTAEKDAIRSIKDGLIHAGDILAIIGRGPSGTGMEETYQLTSALKHLPFGKQVTLITDARFSGVSTGACIGHMGPEALVGGPLGLLRDGDWVEVVIDTIKLEGSVNLVGEGEQPQSQEEGARILAYRTPHPFLAVDPGLPDDTRLWAALQAVSGGTWQGCVYDTDRIIAALEAGQKVLGWK; encoded by the coding sequence ATGCGGGAGGATTTGGACGACTCTTTCCCCATTCATACTGCTGCTGAGGGTCCCTCAGGTGTGCTCCCTATAACAGGTGAAATGCTGCGCAATGCACCGAGTGGCGAATTATTTGGCATGTCTCAAAACACAGGAATGGGTTGGAACCCGAACTTATTAAATCAACGTCAATATCTCATCCTAGGCACGATGGGTGGGATTCGGCGTGAAGATGGTACTCCAATTGCACTTGGTTATCATACCGGACACTGGGAAATTGGATTGATGATGGAAGAAATCGCTAAGGAAATTACCGAGAAGCAAGGGATTCCGTTTGCGGGTTATGTAAGTGATCCTTGCGATGGCCGTTCTCAGGGAACGACCGGCATGTTCGATTCCCTCCCTTACAGAAATGATGCGGCAATCGTAATGCGCCGGTTGATACGTTCGCTGCCAACCCGTAAGGGAGTGTTAGGTGTGGCCACCTGTGATAAAGGGCTGCCGGCAATGATGCTTGCCCTGGCCGGCATGCATGATCTTCCGGGGATTATTGTGCCTGGTGGAGTGTCGCTTCCGCCGATCCATGGAGAGGATGCCGGTAAGATCCAAAGTATAGGAGCCAGATATAGCAATGGCGATCTTTCCCTGGAAGAGGCCGCTGATTTAGGATGTCGTGCTTGTGCAACTCCTGGTGGGGGATGTCAATTCTTAGGAACTGCGGCCACGGCTCAAGTGATTGCAGAGGCGTTAGGGATGTCGGTTCCCAATTCTGCTCTAGCCCCTTCAGGACAACCTGTGTGGAAGAATATGGGGCGTCAATCTGCTCGTGCACTCCTACATATGGATCATAGTGGGATAGTGATGCGGGATATTCTTACGGATAAAGCGATAGCTAATGCGATGGTAGTTCATGCAGCGTTTGGAGGTTCTACGAATCTGCTGCTTCATCTACCTGCTGTTGCCCATGCCGCAAGCTTGCATATTCCAACAGTTGAAGAGTGGAATGAAGTGAATCGTAAAGTCCCTCGTCTGGTTAGTGTGCTTCCCAATGGACCTATCCCGCATACGACGGTTCGTGTCTTTCTAGCGGGTGGAGTTCCGGAAGTGATGCTGCATCTACGGCGGCTGGGACTTATTGATGATTCCGTCTTGACGGTTACAGGCAGGACATTAGGCGAAAACCTCGACTGGTGGGAGACTTCCCAGAGACGAATCGATATGCGCAATAGATTGAGAGAGGCAGATGGTGTTGATCCAGATACCGTCATTATGAGTCCTCAGGAGGCCAAGCGTCAGGGAATGGCGTCAACGATGACTTTTCCAACGGGTAATCTTGCTCCAGAAGGTTCGGTCATTAAATCAGCAGCCATTGATCCATCGGTCTTGACTAGTGACGGCATTTATCGGCATGTGGGCCGAGTTAAAGTATTTACGGCTGAGAAGGATGCGATCCGCAGCATCAAGGATGGATTAATCCATGCAGGAGATATTCTGGCTATCATTGGTCGCGGACCTAGTGGAACGGGCATGGAAGAGACTTATCAATTGACTTCAGCCCTAAAGCATTTGCCCTTTGGCAAGCAGGTAACGCTGATCACGGATGCTCGCTTCTCCGGTGTATCTACGGGTGCCTGCATAGGACATATGGGTCCAGAAGCGCTGGTTGGAGGGCCCCTTGGCCTACTGAGAGATGGTGATTGGGTGGAAGTTGTCATTGACACGATTAAGCTTGAAGGCAGCGTGAATCTGGTGGGTGAAGGTGAACAACCGCAGTCGCAGGAAGAAGGGGCGAGAATTCTGGCTTACCGGACCCCGCATCCATTCCTGGCCGTTGATCCGGGATTGCCCGATGATACTAGACTGTGGGCAGCACTGCAAGCAGTCAGTGGCGGAACCTGGCAAGGCTGTGTCTATGACACCGATCGAATAATTGCCGCGCTTGAAGCAGGGCAGAAAGTATTGGGGTGGAAATAA
- a CDS encoding IclR family transcriptional regulator has protein sequence MDRKYWVPALERADLILKAISKQPGEQKMTELCDETGINKSSMFSLLRTMETLQWVSKDKKEAYSLGVGVAYYNTVFNESHKQNFNLVEHFLKTSADSVKIISETFQLSILDRSDVMYLAKQEGPSLVKLESSPGMRFPAHATAMGKMMLSWLPLEELERRYPNRILSQLTTHTITDWNEFMANLAAIRIHGYAVDQEEIIKGICCVAAPILDTSGNVVAAVSTSMLQHAYIDKQESAIQEVIKLAEKLSLS, from the coding sequence TTGGACCGAAAATATTGGGTTCCTGCTCTAGAAAGGGCCGATTTGATTCTTAAGGCGATTTCCAAGCAGCCAGGGGAACAGAAAATGACAGAGCTATGCGATGAAACTGGCATTAATAAAAGTTCGATGTTTTCTCTCCTGCGGACGATGGAAACCTTGCAATGGGTTAGCAAGGATAAGAAGGAAGCCTACTCGCTTGGCGTGGGGGTTGCTTATTATAATACGGTTTTTAATGAGTCTCATAAACAGAACTTTAATCTGGTGGAGCATTTTCTCAAGACTTCCGCTGACAGTGTGAAGATCATTAGCGAGACCTTCCAACTATCCATTCTTGACCGAAGCGATGTTATGTATTTAGCCAAACAAGAAGGGCCTTCACTTGTGAAATTGGAGTCCAGTCCAGGTATGCGTTTCCCGGCACATGCGACAGCAATGGGCAAGATGATGCTGTCATGGCTTCCGTTGGAAGAGCTCGAAAGACGTTACCCTAATCGAATTTTATCCCAATTGACTACACATACGATTACAGATTGGAATGAATTCATGGCAAATTTGGCTGCTATTCGTATCCATGGCTATGCAGTGGATCAGGAAGAGATCATTAAAGGGATCTGCTGTGTTGCCGCACCGATCCTTGATACCTCCGGAAATGTTGTTGCAGCGGTGAGTACCTCTATGCTGCAGCATGCCTATATCGATAAACAGGAGAGTGCGATTCAGGAAGTTATTAAGCTTGCAGAAAAATTGTCTTTATCTTAA